Proteins encoded together in one Camelina sativa cultivar DH55 chromosome 9, Cs, whole genome shotgun sequence window:
- the LOC104712017 gene encoding putative F-box protein At3g44060: MNPASMNCLPDDLLVQILSFLPTKQAASTSLLSKRWRILFAFSPNLDFDDSIFLHPEDWKQNCPDIQKSFDDFVDKTLASQGGNHIKSFLLKFDENYRDHRFAVDVVDRWICNALGLGASELHLHIEPIWYRDLPSEVFTSTTLVNLSLGTRLHSPRLFPDTYLPALKVLFLDSVWFEDDQFCNVFLTACPALEDLTIHQTNYKHCPDFSYVISSKTIKKLSVTYNFYYDDVPRIISFDTPNVVDFYYSDYLGNESPQCRFNSLAKATLDLNFLKDDKGQLQNGADVTDLISGIRNVKTLHLTISAVEVISVCCEGGLPVFNNLVDLVFSSKKEGWEVLLPLLLERSPNLKTLVLAGLDCFTFRRHPFVGIRIPPNNQIKMLGIKQYHGSENELKHISHFLLNMECLDVVKVYVAPTMDSIKKMQLTEDMLKLPTASPEVNVQVL, from the exons ATGAATCCGGCTTCAATGAACTGTCTTCCTGATGATCTTCTTGTTCAAATCTTGTCCTTTCTTCCCACGAAACAAGCTGCTTCCACCTCACTTCTTTCCAAGAGATGGAGGATTCTGTTTGCTTTCAGTCCTAATCTTGACTTTGACGATTCCATCTTTTTGCACCCTGAAGATTGGAAGCAGAATTGTCCCGACATTCAAAAGAGTTTCGACGATTTCGTGGATAAGACATTGGCTTCCCAAGGCGGCAACCATATAAAGTCGTTCTTACTAAAATTTGACGAAAATTATAGAGATCATCGTTTTGCCGTGGATGTTGTTGACCGCTGGATATGTAATGCCCTGGGACTCGGTGCCTCTGAGCTTCATCTACATATTGAACCTATATGGTACCGTGATCTCCCATCCGAAGTCTTCACCAGCACCACACTGGTTAATCTTTCACTGGGAACAAGACTACACAGCCCAAGACTTTTTCCGGATACATATCTCCCAGCACTAAAGGTTCTCTTTCTTGATTCAGTCTGGTTTGAGGATGATCAATTCTGTAATGTGTTTCTAACTGCTTGCCCTGCACTTGAGGACTTAACAATACATCAGACGAATTACAAGCATTGTCCAGACTTTTCATACGTCATATCCAGCAAAACCATTAAGAAACTCTCCGTTACCTATAACTTTTATTACGATGATGTTCCTAGAATAATTTCATTTGACACACCGAATGTTGTAGACTTCTACTACTCTGATTATCTTGGGAATGAGTCTCCACAATGTCGCTTCAATTCACTTGCCAAAGCTACATTGGACCTTAATTTCTTAAAAGATGACAAGGGCCAGTTGCAAAATGGAGCGGATGTAACGGATCTCATCAGTGGGATACGCAACGTCAAGACCCTTCACTTAACTATTTCGGCTGTTGAA gtgattTCGGTATGCTGCGAAGGTGGATTACCGGTGTTCAACAACCTCGTTGATTTAGTGTTTTCGAGTAAAAAAGAAGGTTGGGAAGTGCTTCTGCCACTTCTGCTAGAGCGTTCACCTAACCTTAAAACTCTGGTTCTCGCG GGTCTGGATTGTTTCACATTTAGACGGCATCCATTCGTGGGGATTCGAATTCCTCCAAATAACCAAATAAAGATGCTGGGTATCAAGCAGTATCATGGAAGTGAAAACGAGCTGAAACACATTAGCCATTTCTTACTGAATATGGAGTGTCTTGACGTTGTGAAAGTCTACGTTGCACCTACAATGGATAGCATCAAAAAGATGCAACTCACTGAGGATATGTTGAAGCTTCCAACAGCTTCACCTGAGGTCAATGTACAAGTACTGTGA